A single Pan troglodytes isolate AG18354 chromosome 19, NHGRI_mPanTro3-v2.0_pri, whole genome shotgun sequence DNA region contains:
- the LOC107969324 gene encoding large ribosomal subunit protein eL42-like produces MVNVPKTRWTFSKKCGKHQPHKVTQYKKGKDSLYAQGKRRYDRKQSGYGGQTKPIFRKKAETTKKTVLRLECVEPNCRSKRMLAIKRCKHFELGGDKKRKGQVIQF; encoded by the coding sequence ATGGTCAACGTTCCTAAAACTCGCTGGACTTTCTCTAAGAAGTGTGGCAAGCATCAACCCCACAAAGTGACACAGTACAAGAAGGGCAAGGATTCTCTGTATGCCCAGGGAAAGCGGCGTTATGACAGGAAGCAGAGTGGCTATGGTGGGCAGACTAAGCCGATTTTCCGGAAAAAGGCTGAAACCACAAAGAAGACTGTGCTAAGGCTTGAGTGCGTTGAGCCCAACTGCAGATCTAAGAGAATGCTGGCTATTAAAAGATGCAAGCATTTTGAACTGGGAGGAGATAAGAAGAGAAAGGGCCAAGTGATCCAGTTCTAA